The following proteins are encoded in a genomic region of Triticum dicoccoides isolate Atlit2015 ecotype Zavitan chromosome 1B, WEW_v2.0, whole genome shotgun sequence:
- the LOC119308034 gene encoding uncharacterized protein LOC119308034: MSLRRLLGLSAAVSGRLSRSLSTSTAASSRPPWILVDQLSVAAGSALGASVRILEPPRFSTITVPALLVDTSAGPDPDSDATQLLVGRVCSASADGLLLIIIYDLRATAPILAKQGGNHVRQLTGLVRGHTPDTTRFLCNPVTGQLTRLPVINVGRRRLVCGPHMGVLTQAGRGHGDGPPDRVAVAELQGNRMLRFLSDTGEWDVAVTTPCQLPGVRRFYSETGRRFDQEAFAFGGRLWWADLSWGAISADPFSDRPEPRFVELPRGSVMPARPGPAPGWLDLEGFEALSKDAPGRYRRMGVSEGRLRYAEVWNREPFVLSSFTLDDEGSGWTLEHRVVLSRLWADGDYPWLPLPEKTTPQIVALDPLNGNVIYLAVGMHRISVDMSKQEVIGSFLDRGAGCIPCVLPPWLESSRTSAAGKKDDAESKTLADVLVRSDRHHTK, translated from the exons ATGTCGCTCCGGCGCCTCCTGGGCCTTTCCGCCGCCGTCTCCGGCCGCCTAAGCCGCTCCCTCTCCACCTCCACGGCTGCCTCCTCCCGCCCTCCCTGGATCTTGGTCGACCAGCTGTCAGTGGCCGCCGGGTCGGCGCTGGGTGCGTCCGTGCGCATCCTCGAGCCGCCGCGCTTCTCCACCATCACCGTCCCGGCGCTCCTGGTCGACACCAGCGCCGGCCCCGACCCCGACAGCGACGCCACGCAACTCCTCGTCGGCCGCGTGTGCTCCGCCAGCGCCGACGGCCTCCTCCTTATCATCATCTACGATCTCCGCGCCACGGCTCCCATCCTCGCCAAGCAGGGCGGCAATCATGTCCGCCAGCTGACCGGCCTCGTCcgcgggcacaccccggacaccacGCGCTTCCTCTGCAACCCTGTCACCGGCCAACTGACCCGCCTCCCGGTCATCAACGTCGGCCGGAGGCGGCTCGTGTGCGGCCCTCACATGGGCGTCCTCACCCAAGCCGGTCGCGGGCACGGAGACGGACCTCCCGACAGGGTCGCCGTCGCCGAGCTGCAGGGGAACAGGATGCTCCGCTTTCTCTCGGACACGGGCGAGTGGGACGTCGCGGTCACCACGCCCTGCCAACTCCCGGGCGTCCGGCGGTTTTACTCGGAGACGGGCAGGAGGTTTGACCAAGAGGCGTTCGCCTTCGGCGGCCGGCTGTGGTGGGCTGACCTGAGCTGGGGCGCCATCTCGGCCGACCCGTTCAGCGACCGGCCGGAGCCCCGCTTCGTGGAGCTGCCGAGGGGCAGCGTGATGCCTGCACGCCCAGGGCCGGCGCCAGGGTGGCTTGACCTGGAGGGTTTTGAGGCCCTGTCCAAAGACGCGCCGGGCAGGTACCGGCGCATGGGGGTCAGCGAGGGAAGGTTGCGCTACGCCGAGGTGTGGAACCGGGAGCCATTCGTGCTCAGCTCCTTCACGCTCGACGACGAGGGCAGCggctggacgctggagcaccgcgtGGTGCTCAGCCGGCTCTGGGCGGATGGAGACTACCCATGGCTGCCCTTGCCGGAGAAGACGACGCCACAAATTGTCGCTCTTGATCCACTGAACGGCAATGTCATCTACCTGGCGGTCGGCATGCACCGCATCAGCGTGGACATGAGCAAGCAGGAAGTGATTGGGAGCTTTCTGGACAGAGGAGCCGGGTGCATACCATGCGTGCTTCCACCGTGGCTTGAATCCAGCCGGACCTCTGCCGCAG GCAAGAAGGACGACGCAGAAAGCAAGACTTTGGCAGATGTTCTAGTTCGTTCAGACAGACACCACACAAAATGA